From a region of the Denticeps clupeoides unplaced genomic scaffold, fDenClu1.1, whole genome shotgun sequence genome:
- the LOC114776085 gene encoding N-acetylaspartate synthetase-like produces MQSSPPDMVCETKIVADERDAIPAPKADAMMWSPAAAAPDAKGARSGDALLIREYERADRAEVRRIFCEGITERIPNTAFRGLRRHTRTQLLYALLTLVCFAVTKSVALTCCAPFVLLGARYYYSRVVILAYLDSALHTDMADIEAYYLKPAGSGFWVAVLGGRVVGMVAAQGREDDNTVELRRMSVDSRYRGKGIAKALGRRVLEFALLNNYSAVVLGTTAVKMAAHKLYESLGFRRTGESEDYRLPGMSRSPLQRLFFQIRYHRYRLQLREE; encoded by the exons ATGCAGAGTTCTCCTCCCGACATGGTTTGCGAGACGAAAATCGTTGCGGACGAACGCGACGCCataccggcgcccaaagccgacgCCATGATGTGGAGCCCCGCCGCGGCCGCGCCGGACGCCAAGGGGGCGCGCAGCGGGGACGCGCTCCTCATCCGCGAGTACGAGCGCGCCGACCGCGCCGAGGTGCGACGCATCTTCTGCGAGGGCATCACGGAGCGGATCCCCAACACCGCGTTCCGCGGCCTGCGCCGCCACACCCGCACCCAGCTGCTGTACGCGCTGCTGACGC TCGTGTGCTTCGCTGTCACCAAGTCCGTGGCGCTGACCTGCTGCGCCCCCTTCGTCCTGCTGGGGGCGCGCTACTACTACAGCAGGGTGGTCATCCTCGCCTACCTGGACAGCGCGCTGCACACCGACATGGCCGACATCGAGGCCTACTACCTGAAGCCGGCAG GTTCCGGCTTCTGGGTGGCGGTGCTGGGCGGCCGCGTGGTCGGGATGGTGGCCGCTCAGGGCCGGGAGGACGACAACACCGTGGAGCTGCGGCGCATGTCGGTGGACTCGCGTTACCGCGGTAAAGGCATCGCCAAAGCGCTCGGCCGCCGCGTGCTGGAGTTCGCCCTGCTCAACAACTACTCCGCCGTGGTCCTGGGCACCACCGCGGTCAAGATGGCCGCCCACAAGCTGTACGAGTCCCTGGGCTTCCGGCGGACGGGCGAGAGCGAGGACTACCGGCTGCCCGGCATGAGCCGCTCGCCCCTGCAGAGGCTCTTCTTCCAGATCCGCTACCACCGCTACCGACTGCAGCTGCGCGAGGAGTGA